DNA from Malus sylvestris chromosome 11, drMalSylv7.2, whole genome shotgun sequence:
TAAAATAGCAATTtcttaaaacaacaaaaatttaGCAGTCATTTTACGGATGCTTCCATTCCAAGTGAAATGTACCTCTCGAATCGATAATagtaaaaaatatcaaatataaatatatatatatatatatatatatatatatatatatatatatatataaatagacAAACACTTCAAGAACTAAATTAATCATTCATTTGTTATTCTTAGTTGCAAAATTCTTATGCAAAGTAAGAAGGGCGTTTTTCTAAAAGTATTGTGTTTAAAGTGTTCTTGTCTAATGCGTAAGCTTAGCAGCTTATGAAAGGCTTGTACATGAAAAACCCAATAAAAAATTACTCGTTACTTCCTAATCTGGTATGTACAAAAGCCCCCACATATGTAATGTCCAGAAGCCGACAAGTCAGCAAATACAAAAATATTGTGCCAAAACAGGTATGCAAGTTTATCAACTCCAGCATTCAAACATGTACAAATACCTGTGACGCAAGTCCTTTTGCCGCCAGATCCTGCATGGTGATTTGGACAGCACCTGGTTGCTTTGGTCCACATGGTATCCACATATCCTTAGGATCCTTGAAAAAGAACATGGCATCTTGCGTTTTACGAACAGGTTCAAAGAGAACGTCTTTAACCTGCCAGTTTTAAAAagaacaaaccaaaaaaaacagGCGATGTTGTGAGCTATTCTCATTTAACCCTTCAAGGCAAGGAACCCTAATAAAAAGGCAGGTGGTGCAAAGACAGAGATGCACACAGAAATATGAATGACTTGTGCTTACACAAACAGCAATATCGGAACCAGAAAAACCATCAGTTTTGCGAGCTAAGCTTTCGAAATCACTTTCTGTTAAGTTGTGGGGAGTATCTCCTAGATGCACCTGTTCAGTACatccacacacacaaaaaaaggaGAGCACAAAAGATTAGTAAATGTATAAGAACCATTTCAATTATTGCaaccaataatttttttttttttactgcccCTGTTACGGCAAAAGAAAATGGATACAAAACTAAAGGAAAATGTCCAGTACTTTGAACATATGCTGTCGAGCCTTTAAATCTGGGAGGGGGATGTATATACGCTTGTCAAAACGTCGCCGAATAGCCTGTAATTTCTACCAGTTAGCCACCTTCATACAATGCCTCCATTAATTAGGGAAGAaaccataaaagaaaaattcacaTATATCTCCATACCTGATCTAGTGCATATGGAGTATTTGTTGCTGCAAGAACAAGAACTTTCTGATCATTGTGTCCCACACCCTAATATACATCACAAATAAGATCAACTGACAACATGAATGACttcaaaccaaaaataaataaaagtgaaaAAGCGACTCCGAATAGCAAATACTAGtaggaataattatacaaaactAGAAGTTTAAGGGCCTAAAAGGAATAATGAAGGCGCCTTAAGAATTTACTCCACTAATtcccacaaaacaaacacataccTGCATCTGCACAAGAAGTTCCGTCTTAATTCGTCTAGATGCTTCACTCTCATTGCCTTCTCCACGAGTCCCACATAAGGAATCTATCTCATCGATGAATATAATGGATGGTGCACTATCACGAGCCATTTGGAAAAGGTTTGAAACTAGCTTTTCACTCTCACCCATCCATTTTGAAACAAGGTCTGAAGACGAAATACTAGCAAAAGAAACGGGACattaaagattaaaaactaGACATTTTGAAACTTTCTGGCCTAagatcataaaaaataataaaattaaaatgaaactaagtaaataaaatgaaactaaaGAAAGCATAAGCACATGCACAATATATCTAGTAAAGTATACTAAGAGGATTTGTGGTAAAAACAATTCTTTACGCAACTATAAACACCAGGGGTAATTAAGTTAAACACAGGTCTCAAAATAAATGCATTGGGACAAGACCTCAAAGCCGCTTAGGTAGACAATGAGACCTTGGTGGGTTTGCCGTCACATTTTACAAGGTCATCAttttaatcaaaatataatCCCTTTTCCTAGTAGCTCAGGTTAAATTTCTTGCTTATAAACAGCGAGAAGATGTGAGGGTACTCATTGTACCATCTCCCCCCGTGAGCCAACTCAACTTTGTACGATCACATACTTTCTATTAGAGAGCAACAACCAACATTCAATTAGTTAAAATAAGTCATTACACAAATGATGGATATATTACCTGAAAAATGTCGAGTCTGCCTCGGTTGCAACAGCCTTGGCCAAGTAAGACTTTCCAGTTCCAGGAGGCCCATACAATAGAAATGCCCTCCACGGTCGTCTCTTGCCTAAAAGTATGTAAGTGGGTACACATTAGCTTTTATAGATGAATCAAAAGCAAAACTTCACTTTGTAACAGAtataaaatgatggatgataAAGAACAAAAAGGGTGCTTCCCAATAAACCATGAAAATGATACTATGAAAAATATATAGTAATACTAAGGTAGTGCGATCAACACTGATAACAGATGAACTTTTGCTTCAGAAGTATCAATTACTCCATGCTGGATGATCAAATTGCAAACCCATCTGTAGTCTATTAACAACTTCAACCACAAAAACGAAATCTTTTGAGATGCCAAAGCAATCCGCCCAGATGAACACGGACCAAAAACCTATGTGCACCTTTATGATTCGAAAATTCCTATCACTTAGCTTGCACAAACATGAAATTAGAGACATATAAACTACATAAGACAAATTCCcccatataaaaaaataatgccTAATGCCCCAACATTACTCAAGGCAACAATGCAGCACCAGCAACACTTTGAAGTAAAGACCAATTCAACCCATATTGCTTTAGTCATCAACAGTATATAATTCACACTCCGTTTAGGAACCGGAAAATCCAAAATTTACCCAAGTTTAACAACTACCCATTACAATTactaaataaaaaatctcaacttTCTAGCTAAAGTCAATATATCAAATATTGAAGCAAACTATTACCAGTAAAGAACTGCGGGAATTTGACCGGCAATATAACCGCCTCTTGCAAGGCCTGCTTGGCACTCTCCAAACCAGCAACATCATTCCATTGCACATTGGGCTTTTCCCTTATAATCGCCGAATTCAGCCCCGCCCGGAGCTTCGCCTGCTCCGGATCCTCACCGTCACCGCCCTCCCCGTCTTTGGGCTTAGTCTTGGGCTTGGTGGCCACCGCCGCATCCCCGTTCGACGCCGGCCCTGGGCCGCCGTCATCCAACACCGCCCGAATCTCCTCGGCACGGCGCAAGTACTCGGTGAACTTCTGGGTTATTGCCTCCTTGATCTTAGGGTTCTTCTCGTACTTCAAGTGGGTCTTGAAGTACTCCAAGGCGTTCATGTACAAAGGGAAGGCCTTTGCGTAATTTCCCGCATTATCTTCCTGCACGGCTTGCTTCACGTACTCAATCGCTTGCTCCTTGAAATTGCTATACATCTCTTTTGATCTCGCCTGACCGATCACGCATACAGAATTCGGAGCTCCGGAATCGAAAAAGGGAAAAAGCCCTAGAGTTTGAAGAGTTTGAATAATTTCATATCGATGGGGTGAAAAAAATAGGGGATCGTAGGGTAATTTTTAGGTGGGTAAGCCctagattttattttctttattgttaagaGCTGTTTGGTTatcgagaaaagaaaaaaaatcgaagagcTTTGATCACGATGGAGAGGACGagggaggagaggagaggagaggggAGGGTTGTCCGTCCGTGTAAATTTGCTTTTATCACGAGGACGCGTTTGGAAATTTGAATGTTATTCGATCTCAAGGATTCAATTCAAGGGAAGGTTCAAGGTCCCTTCTTTCTTAGTGGAATTTTCAGCTGAGAGGGCCGAAAGCCCAAATTAGACGAATTGCCTCGGTCTATTTTGAACTAGATTAGTTTCAGGAATTAAGCTGAATTGGTTTAAATTAGATTAAGTTGGACTGATTTAGTGAAGTGTTTTGTGTAGTATCGGATTACAAAGCAGAATAATTAACAAatcctaatattatattatttaatctatatatattaatattatattattagtaTACTCCATTCTTTTTTTCATAACAATTCTCCATTTTTCTATTCTCTCCCTCCCCATTTTTTTCTCCGTCCAAAGCAACTCAATCCCCAGATCATCCCAATCGCCATCCAAACCCAGAAATAGAATCTTGGCCTCCTTCTGCCATAACACGTAGAAGCAGTCCAACAGAAACATGTCTGCAGCTGATTCTTCTCCAGGAGCATATTGGTGGAGTTATGAGtgaatgaccaaaatacccACAATGAATTGAATGAGGAGAGATCGAAGTCAAAAGCTGTCTGGCGAGGCGTTGCAGGTCCGTTAGATTTGTGTTTGAAAATGGTTTTGGGAGAGCGAGATTGGGAGTCGATGAAGCCGAGGAACTAAGCAGAGAAGTGTTGCCTCTcgacaaagagctcagcaatAAAGCATCTTGGGGATGGGCGAATCTGAGGTCTCGTGATTGTGGGTTCAGGACGAGGAGGGAGAGAGTGGTGGGCGTCTAGTGGTGTACGAGGGAAAGCGGGAACGATATGGCTGTCGTCTCGTGAGACAGAGAGCAGAGAAaggtcttagctagtcccatggtttTCCGGGGACTCTTGCTAAGAACCTCTAGTGATGTCCTTAGTCTAGGCTAATCCCAACTAGTCTCATTAATATTAGTCCTGTGAAACAACAAACATATGATTAGGCTAATAGTTAGTCCAGTATAGTCCAGTGAGGGCTAGTGAGGGTAAACAAATGCCCCCCAACTTTACAAACCAAGCAAGAAATGACCCAAACTAGGAGGCACTATTTTTGTGTAAGTGGAACATGAGACGATACACCGCATATGCTTTTATCATTTTGATATGGTCGAAAATTTAACCAAAGAGATTTGCGTGCTTATAACATGTTGTAAACTAGAATTAGTATGAGTGCTTAAGAGTCGACTCTTCACTTTTCAAGTTTCTCTtactaataaacaaaaagaattgTTGTGTGTTAGTCATTACAAAGATGTCATTTGTTTCAAGCATCATTTATTCAAGGCAGTCTTTGtataatggtttttttttttttttttttttttgttaatataaCTTTCATCAAAGAACTAAAATATACACAAAGCCCACAATATACACAAATCCCTCATCCAAAGACCCAAACAAAAGGCATAAGCCCCGACCTAAACAAACCCTAACACAACAagccagaaaaaaaaatccccaaCTGGAATCCATACACAACGGTCGTCGGAACCCTAAGGAAATCAGTCATCCATCCCCAAGGTTGCCAAAATTGCCCCAATTTGCGCACAATTCGAGTCATCTAGATAAACTCCACACTTCCAGTCGTAGCATCGTCACCCAAGGAGCTTCTAGATCGAAGCTTAGTCACCGAGGAGAACAGTCCATCGGAATAGTTGCGACGGAAAGTGGCGGTACAAAGACCCGAACCGAAGTTCTGCACACCTTCCCTTGCAAAATTGAAGCTTCACCAGaggaaatttcacatttgaacTAGGTATCAAGAACATGACTAAGAACGGGAGTTGAAACAGGAAGATCGGATAGATCTAAGCAGGGATCCAAGTCGGAAATACAAGCTATCTAAAAGGGACATAGGAGACAAGCGGaaggaaaaaggaggaggagagaCTGGGGTTGCCACCAACCCAAGCCACAGCTAGGATCGGCGGCAGCAAAAATGAGAAAGAATTGAAGAACCAAGCTTGAAAACTGAAGAAAACTCTTACCAAAATGGGAGAGAACTTCATGTATTAACTTAAAATACCTGACAAACCTATAAAAAATGGCCACAAGTCTATTGTCCCCCATTTATTGTCTCGCttgtgtttgttaatttttcaaCATCTGTCTTATAACCTAACTAAAAGATAACtcttttaacttttttattttgcatttaaAATGAGATTGACGCCAGAGTAGGAATACGCTCAagtatttcaattttttctttaaaatttttaagTGACAAATAAAAAAGTTAACAAAGTTGTCTCTCAGTTAAGTCATACTATAGATGTCAAAAGTTTAGCAAATAgacactgtttgtaccatacttgaccaatcccgaaactactgagcaccggtcaac
Protein-coding regions in this window:
- the LOC126589497 gene encoding protein SUPPRESSOR OF K(+) TRANSPORT GROWTH DEFECT 1, which encodes MYSNFKEQAIEYVKQAVQEDNAGNYAKAFPLYMNALEYFKTHLKYEKNPKIKEAITQKFTEYLRRAEEIRAVLDDGGPGPASNGDAAVATKPKTKPKDGEGGDGEDPEQAKLRAGLNSAIIREKPNVQWNDVAGLESAKQALQEAVILPVKFPQFFTGKRRPWRAFLLYGPPGTGKSYLAKAVATEADSTFFSISSSDLVSKWMGESEKLVSNLFQMARDSAPSIIFIDEIDSLCGTRGEGNESEASRRIKTELLVQMQGVGHNDQKVLVLAATNTPYALDQAIRRRFDKRIYIPLPDLKARQHMFKVHLGDTPHNLTESDFESLARKTDGFSGSDIAVCVKDVLFEPVRKTQDAMFFFKDPKDMWIPCGPKQPGAVQITMQDLAAKGLASQILPPPITKTDFDKVLARQRPTVSKNDLEVHERFTREFGEEG